One region of Lebetimonas natsushimae genomic DNA includes:
- a CDS encoding NADP-dependent isocitrate dehydrogenase, with the protein MSQKPTIVWTKIDEAPYLATFSLLPIMQAFTKDTGINWELRDISLAGRVIAEFSDMLPEELRQFDELSYLGELVNKPEANVIKLPNISASVPQLVATIKELQSQGYPLPDFPEEPQNAEEEKIKLKYLKCVGSNVNPVLRQGNSDRRLAEPVKNYAKMHPHPMKPVSPDCKSYVAHMNKKDFYQNEQSFTSDKDQNILIAFEDENGNRKELKEVPVEKGEVFSASSLNVNELYKFFEKTIEEAKQQNILFSLHVKGTMMKVSDPTFFDYAIRAYYKKLFDKFGKELEEIGFNPRNGLADLYSKLNKLPEDKQKAILDSIDEIYKEQPRLYMVDSDKGITNLHRPNDVIIDASIPSVIKNGLKGWGPSGETEDLVMSIPDRTYATMYKEVVEDVKKHGQFDPTKVGTVQNVGLMAKKAEEYGSHDKTFFAPSNGKFLILDEEGNTLLTFDVEKGDVFRGYSAKDDVIKDWIKLAVNRAKDSGYPIVFWLDSNRAHDVQIIKKVLEELPKYDLSNVEYYIMAPEKAMRYTLRRFRAGLGTISVTGNILRDYLTDLFPIIEVGTSARTLSIVPLLAGGGLFETGAGGSAPKHVEQFIKEGHLRWDSLGEFLATVESLKLARKQGANEKTEIIAESLNRAVSKYLENDKTPKRKVGQLDNRGSHYYLARYWAEELANCGDAELEAKFKPVAEELAKNEEKILNEIAEVEGKPADIKGYYHPDESLVEKYMRPSATFNKIIDALRG; encoded by the coding sequence ATGTCACAAAAGCCTACAATTGTGTGGACAAAAATAGATGAAGCGCCTTATTTGGCTACATTTAGTTTATTACCGATAATGCAAGCATTTACAAAAGATACAGGAATCAACTGGGAACTAAGAGATATTTCACTTGCCGGAAGAGTAATCGCTGAATTTTCGGATATGTTACCAGAAGAGCTAAGACAATTTGATGAATTATCATATCTTGGTGAACTTGTAAACAAACCTGAAGCAAATGTAATTAAACTTCCTAATATTTCGGCTTCAGTTCCTCAACTTGTTGCAACTATTAAAGAACTTCAATCTCAAGGATATCCACTGCCAGATTTTCCAGAGGAGCCTCAAAACGCAGAAGAGGAAAAAATTAAATTAAAATATCTAAAATGTGTGGGAAGTAATGTAAACCCAGTTTTAAGACAGGGAAATTCAGACAGGAGACTAGCAGAACCTGTTAAAAACTATGCAAAAATGCATCCGCATCCAATGAAACCGGTAAGTCCTGATTGTAAAAGTTATGTAGCTCATATGAATAAAAAAGATTTTTATCAAAACGAACAAAGTTTTACATCAGATAAAGATCAAAATATTTTAATAGCATTTGAAGATGAAAACGGAAACAGAAAAGAGTTAAAAGAAGTACCTGTAGAAAAAGGTGAAGTATTTTCGGCATCAAGTTTAAATGTAAATGAACTTTATAAATTTTTTGAAAAAACTATTGAAGAAGCTAAACAACAAAATATTTTGTTCTCTTTACACGTTAAGGGAACAATGATGAAAGTAAGTGATCCTACATTTTTTGATTATGCAATTAGGGCATACTATAAAAAATTATTTGATAAATTTGGAAAAGAACTTGAAGAAATCGGATTTAATCCAAGAAACGGATTAGCTGATTTATACAGTAAATTAAATAAACTTCCAGAAGATAAACAAAAAGCAATTCTTGATTCAATTGATGAAATTTATAAAGAGCAGCCTAGACTTTATATGGTGGACAGTGATAAAGGAATTACAAACTTACACAGACCAAATGATGTAATTATTGACGCTTCAATTCCGTCTGTAATTAAAAACGGTCTTAAAGGTTGGGGACCAAGCGGAGAGACTGAAGATTTAGTAATGTCAATTCCTGATAGAACTTATGCAACTATGTATAAAGAAGTTGTTGAAGATGTTAAAAAACATGGTCAGTTTGACCCTACAAAAGTAGGAACTGTCCAAAATGTAGGTCTTATGGCTAAAAAAGCGGAAGAATATGGAAGCCATGATAAAACATTTTTTGCACCAAGCAATGGTAAATTCTTAATTTTGGATGAAGAAGGAAATACTCTTTTAACTTTTGATGTTGAAAAAGGAGATGTGTTTAGAGGATATTCTGCAAAAGATGATGTTATTAAAGATTGGATTAAACTTGCAGTAAACAGAGCAAAAGATAGCGGATATCCGATAGTATTCTGGCTTGATAGCAATAGAGCTCATGATGTTCAAATTATTAAAAAAGTTTTAGAAGAACTTCCAAAATATGACTTAAGCAATGTTGAATATTACATTATGGCTCCTGAAAAAGCTATGAGATATACTTTAAGAAGATTTAGAGCAGGACTTGGAACAATCAGTGTTACAGGAAATATTTTAAGAGACTATCTAACAGACTTATTCCCAATTATTGAAGTTGGAACAAGTGCTAGAACACTTTCAATTGTTCCTTTACTTGCAGGTGGGGGACTTTTTGAAACAGGTGCCGGTGGAAGTGCTCCAAAACATGTGGAACAATTTATTAAAGAAGGTCATTTAAGATGGGATAGTTTAGGGGAATTCCTGGCAACTGTTGAATCACTTAAACTTGCCAGAAAACAGGGTGCAAATGAAAAAACAGAAATTATTGCAGAATCTCTAAATAGGGCTGTTAGTAAATATCTTGAAAATGACAAAACTCCAAAAAGAAAAGTAGGTCAGCTTGATAACAGGGGAAGTCATTATTATTTAGCAAGATATTGGGCGGAAGAACTTGCAAATTGCGGAGATGCTGAACTTGAAGCTAAATTTAAACCGGTTGCAGAAGAACTTGCTAAAAACGAAGAAAAAATCTTAAATGAAATTGCTGAGGTTGAAGGAAAACCGGCTGATATTAAAGGATATTATCATCCAGATGAAAGTTTAGTTGAAAAATATATGAGACCAAGCGCTACATTTAATAAAATTATAGATGCCCTAAGAGGGTAA
- the mdh gene encoding malate dehydrogenase has product MTNKVSIIGAGNVGSIVGYSLAMQGLAHEIILVDRDTDRAKGKALDMSHAASAVRSHSIVRAAESYEDVRGSKVIIITAGFPRKPGMTREDLLLKNAEIMKDVVDNLKSVAPDAVIIVVSNPLDAMTYAALKIGGFPRNQVLGMAGILDSARMAYFIYEKLGYGAGQIRASVIGGHGDFMVPLPKYSTVAGVPLSDLLSQKEIEEVVERTKHAGAEIVGYLKTGSAYFAPGKSTAIMVEAILKDSKQIFPCAVLLDGEYGVKNVVNGVPVMLGSNGAEKVIEVTLDPCERELFRRSTDAVKEMIDVLEKDFFKEK; this is encoded by the coding sequence ATGACTAATAAAGTCTCAATTATTGGTGCCGGAAATGTTGGTAGTATTGTAGGCTATTCTCTTGCAATGCAAGGGCTTGCTCACGAAATAATCTTAGTAGATAGAGATACAGACAGAGCCAAAGGAAAAGCGCTTGATATGAGTCATGCCGCAAGTGCTGTGAGAAGCCATTCCATTGTAAGAGCGGCTGAAAGTTATGAGGATGTAAGAGGCAGTAAAGTAATAATAATTACTGCCGGATTTCCAAGAAAACCTGGAATGACCAGAGAAGATTTACTTTTAAAAAATGCAGAAATAATGAAAGATGTGGTTGATAATTTAAAAAGTGTTGCTCCTGATGCCGTTATAATAGTTGTTTCTAATCCACTCGATGCTATGACTTATGCAGCCCTTAAAATAGGAGGGTTTCCAAGAAATCAGGTTTTAGGAATGGCAGGAATACTTGACAGTGCAAGAATGGCTTATTTTATTTATGAAAAACTTGGTTACGGTGCAGGGCAGATTAGGGCGAGTGTTATTGGAGGGCATGGGGATTTTATGGTTCCTCTTCCAAAATATTCAACTGTTGCGGGAGTACCTCTAAGTGATTTGTTGTCACAAAAAGAAATAGAAGAAGTAGTTGAAAGAACTAAACATGCCGGCGCTGAAATTGTAGGTTATCTTAAAACCGGAAGTGCCTATTTTGCCCCTGGAAAATCTACTGCTATAATGGTAGAAGCAATTTTAAAAGATTCAAAACAAATTTTCCCTTGTGCAGTTTTACTTGATGGTGAATATGGTGTAAAAAATGTTGTAAATGGCGTTCCTGTTATGCTTGGAAGTAATGGAGCGGAAAAAGTAATAGAAGTTACACTTGATCCGTGCGAAAGAGAGTTGTTCAGACGCTCAACCGATGCAGTAAAAGAAATGATTGATGTTTTAGAAAAAGACTTTTTTAAGGAGAAATAA
- a CDS encoding fumarate hydratase produces the protein MRVVKFDDIVKSVRDTIIYSTTHLAPDMLEALKKAYEEEKSEVSRAVLAQILENAVIAEKEWKPLCQDTGLAIYFVKVGEDVKVEGGTLREAIYEGTRRGYEEGYLRASTCDCFTRANLKDKVGYNLPPIIYFDIVPGDKIDIEFAAKGGGSENVSRATVLAPAAGKEGIKEFVKKVVSDAGPNPCPPLVVGVGIGGSFDMSAVMSKHALFRNIGTPNPDPELDAMEKELKEELNKLGIGAMGMGGTETVLAVHIETYENRMCHIASLPVAVNIQCHSSRHAHITI, from the coding sequence ATGAGAGTCGTAAAATTTGATGATATTGTAAAATCAGTGAGGGATACAATTATTTATTCAACTACACATTTAGCACCTGATATGCTTGAGGCACTTAAAAAAGCATATGAAGAGGAAAAAAGTGAAGTAAGCAGAGCGGTTCTTGCGCAGATTCTTGAAAATGCAGTAATTGCAGAGAAAGAATGGAAACCTCTTTGCCAGGATACCGGGCTTGCAATTTATTTTGTAAAGGTTGGTGAAGACGTAAAAGTTGAAGGTGGAACATTAAGAGAAGCCATTTATGAAGGAACAAGAAGAGGGTATGAAGAAGGGTATTTAAGAGCCAGTACGTGTGATTGTTTTACAAGAGCTAATTTAAAAGATAAAGTAGGATATAATCTGCCTCCAATTATTTATTTTGATATAGTACCGGGAGACAAAATTGACATAGAATTTGCAGCAAAAGGCGGTGGTAGTGAAAATGTAAGCCGTGCAACAGTTCTTGCACCGGCTGCCGGAAAAGAAGGTATTAAAGAATTTGTAAAAAAAGTGGTAAGTGATGCCGGTCCTAACCCTTGTCCTCCGTTAGTTGTTGGTGTAGGAATTGGAGGAAGTTTTGATATGTCCGCTGTTATGAGCAAACATGCACTATTTAGAAACATCGGAACTCCAAATCCGGATCCTGAACTTGATGCAATGGAAAAAGAATTAAAAGAAGAACTTAATAAGCTTGGAATTGGTGCGATGGGTATGGGTGGAACTGAAACAGTATTAGCTGTTCATATTGAAACATATGAAAACAGAATGTGTCATATTGCATCACTTCCTGTGGCGGTAAATATTCAATGCCACAGCTCAAGACATGCTCATATAACTATTTAA
- a CDS encoding Fe-S-containing hydro-lyase: protein MAEYKLTTPLTDEDVEKLKAGDIVYLSGVMYTARDAAHKRIVDLILNGEEPPFDLKGAVIYYVGPTPPKPGEPIGSAGPTTSYRMDPYAPILIEHGLKGMIGKGKRNQAVKESCKKHKAVYFGATGGAAALIAKAIKKAEIIAYPELGPEAVRRIEVEDFPVVVINDVYGNDLYEEGRKLWEQK from the coding sequence ATGGCTGAATATAAATTAACAACCCCATTAACAGATGAAGATGTAGAAAAACTTAAAGCAGGCGATATTGTATATTTAAGCGGTGTAATGTATACAGCAAGAGATGCTGCTCATAAAAGAATAGTTGATTTAATTTTAAATGGTGAAGAACCTCCATTTGATTTGAAAGGTGCCGTAATTTATTATGTAGGGCCTACTCCTCCAAAACCCGGTGAGCCTATCGGTAGTGCCGGACCGACTACCAGTTACAGAATGGATCCTTATGCACCGATTTTAATCGAACACGGACTAAAGGGAATGATTGGTAAAGGAAAAAGAAATCAGGCCGTAAAAGAGTCTTGTAAAAAACATAAAGCTGTATATTTTGGTGCAACCGGAGGAGCTGCTGCACTTATTGCAAAAGCAATTAAAAAAGCAGAAATAATTGCTTATCCAGAGCTTGGACCTGAGGCTGTTAGAAGAATAGAAGTGGAAGATTTTCCGGTAGTTGTTATAAATGATGTTTATGGTAACGATTTATATGAAGAAGGTAGAAAACTTTGGGAACAAAAATAA
- the sucC gene encoding ADP-forming succinate--CoA ligase subunit beta has product MNIHEYQAKEIFRKYGVPTPRGGVAFSGPEAKKVAEELGGNLWVVKAQIHAGGRGKAGGVKLAKSLDEVEKLAEEMIGMTLVTHQTGPEGKVVKKVYIEEGADIKAEYYLGMVLDRALEMPVMMASTEGGMEIEEVAAKTPEKIVKVAIDPTIGFQGFHARKLAFGLGLSKDEQKEFIKFAKALYNVYMDNDAEMIEINPLIKTGEGKFLALDAKMGFDDNALYRHPDIAQMRDLDEEEPTEIEAKKYGLSYIKLDGNVGCMVNGAGLAMATMDIIKHEGGEPANFLDVGGGANPDTVAKGFEIILSDPNVKSIFVNIFGGIVRCDRIANGILQATEKVEVNVPVIVRLDGTNATEAAQILKNANIKNIIPATDLKDGAQKAVKAAKGEL; this is encoded by the coding sequence ATGAATATTCACGAATATCAAGCAAAAGAGATATTTAGAAAATACGGCGTACCGACTCCAAGAGGGGGAGTCGCTTTTAGCGGGCCTGAAGCTAAAAAAGTGGCAGAAGAACTCGGTGGAAATTTATGGGTTGTAAAAGCTCAAATTCATGCAGGCGGTAGAGGAAAAGCTGGCGGTGTTAAACTTGCCAAAAGTCTTGATGAAGTTGAAAAACTTGCAGAAGAAATGATAGGGATGACTCTTGTAACTCACCAAACAGGGCCAGAAGGAAAAGTGGTAAAAAAAGTATATATTGAAGAGGGTGCCGATATCAAAGCAGAATATTACCTTGGAATGGTACTTGATAGGGCTCTTGAAATGCCTGTAATGATGGCTTCAACTGAAGGTGGAATGGAGATTGAAGAAGTAGCAGCTAAAACTCCTGAGAAGATTGTAAAAGTTGCAATAGATCCGACTATTGGATTTCAAGGATTTCATGCAAGAAAATTAGCTTTTGGTCTTGGACTTAGTAAAGATGAACAAAAAGAATTTATAAAATTTGCAAAAGCGCTTTATAATGTTTATATGGATAATGATGCGGAAATGATTGAAATTAACCCGCTTATTAAAACAGGGGAAGGTAAATTTTTAGCACTTGATGCAAAAATGGGATTTGATGATAACGCACTTTATAGACATCCTGATATTGCCCAAATGAGAGATTTGGACGAAGAAGAACCGACTGAAATCGAAGCTAAAAAATACGGTCTAAGTTATATTAAACTTGACGGAAACGTTGGATGTATGGTAAACGGTGCGGGTCTTGCAATGGCAACAATGGATATTATTAAGCATGAAGGCGGTGAGCCTGCAAACTTCTTGGATGTTGGTGGTGGAGCAAATCCTGACACTGTTGCAAAAGGGTTTGAAATTATTTTAAGCGATCCTAATGTAAAAAGTATATTTGTAAATATTTTCGGTGGAATAGTTAGATGTGACAGAATTGCAAACGGTATCCTTCAGGCTACTGAAAAAGTGGAAGTAAATGTACCGGTGATTGTAAGACTTGACGGAACCAATGCTACTGAAGCTGCCCAAATTCTTAAAAACGCAAATATAAAAAACATTATTCCTGCGACTGATTTAAAAGACGGTGCACAAAAAGCTGTTAAAGCTGCGAAAGGAGAGTTATAA
- the sucD gene encoding succinate--CoA ligase subunit alpha: protein MSILVNKDTKVIVQGFTGKEGTFHSEQCMAYGTQIVGGVTPNKGGMTHLGKPVFNTVEDAIKATGATVSMIFVPPAFVADAVMEAADAGIELAVIITEGAPVKDMMMAKHYAVKKGMKTIGPNCPGIITAEECKIGIMPGNIFKKGNVGLISKSGTLTYEASNQVVKAGYGITTAIGIGGDPIIGLSYKELLPMFEADPETEAIVMIGEIGGDLEIQAAKLIKEKITKPVIAFIAGQTAPKGKRMGHAGAIISGSKGTAAEKMAALREAGAYVVESPADIGATVAKALKEKK, encoded by the coding sequence ATGAGTATTTTAGTAAACAAAGATACAAAAGTAATAGTTCAAGGTTTTACTGGAAAAGAGGGGACATTCCATTCAGAACAATGTATGGCATATGGAACTCAGATAGTAGGTGGTGTGACTCCTAATAAAGGTGGAATGACTCATCTTGGAAAACCTGTTTTTAATACAGTTGAAGATGCCATAAAAGCAACAGGGGCAACTGTTAGTATGATTTTTGTACCTCCTGCATTTGTTGCAGACGCAGTTATGGAAGCTGCTGATGCAGGGATTGAACTTGCTGTAATCATTACAGAGGGTGCTCCTGTTAAAGATATGATGATGGCAAAACATTATGCAGTAAAAAAAGGCATGAAAACAATTGGACCAAACTGTCCTGGAATTATTACAGCTGAAGAGTGTAAAATAGGAATAATGCCGGGCAATATTTTCAAAAAAGGAAATGTTGGCCTTATTTCAAAATCAGGAACTCTAACTTACGAAGCAAGTAACCAGGTAGTAAAAGCCGGATATGGAATTACTACTGCTATTGGTATCGGTGGAGACCCGATTATCGGGCTAAGTTACAAAGAACTTTTACCAATGTTTGAAGCAGACCCGGAAACTGAAGCAATCGTTATGATTGGTGAAATCGGGGGAGATTTGGAAATTCAGGCAGCAAAACTTATTAAAGAAAAAATTACAAAACCTGTAATCGCATTTATTGCTGGACAAACTGCTCCTAAGGGTAAAAGAATGGGGCATGCCGGTGCAATTATCAGTGGAAGTAAAGGTACAGCGGCTGAAAAAATGGCGGCTTTAAGAGAAGCCGGAGCTTATGTAGTTGAATCTCCTGCAGATATCGGTGCTACTGTAGCTAAGGCTTTAAAAGAGAAAAAATAA
- a CDS encoding NADH-quinone oxidoreductase subunit B family protein: protein MLRFWKERFKTGIVTENPEIDKELEEIKKNLKDKVKKLFAGSLAIRMVDSGSCNACEAECNALSNPYYDLERLGIHFVASPRHADILLVSGVMTANMYHHVWDAYNQVPSPKWVITLGDCAKDLGVFEKTYAIKGVDLPVDYHIPGCPPTPKDIMQGLIEFLKKIEINKEK from the coding sequence ATGCTTAGATTTTGGAAAGAGAGATTTAAAACCGGAATTGTTACAGAAAATCCTGAAATTGATAAAGAGTTAGAAGAAATTAAAAAAAACTTAAAAGATAAAGTAAAAAAACTTTTTGCCGGCAGCCTTGCAATTAGAATGGTTGACAGTGGAAGCTGCAATGCGTGTGAAGCAGAATGTAATGCACTAAGCAACCCATATTATGACTTAGAGAGACTAGGAATCCATTTTGTAGCAAGCCCGAGACATGCTGATATTTTACTTGTAAGCGGCGTAATGACAGCAAATATGTACCATCATGTATGGGATGCATATAATCAGGTGCCATCTCCAAAATGGGTTATAACTTTAGGCGATTGTGCCAAAGATTTAGGAGTTTTTGAAAAAACATATGCCATAAAAGGTGTTGATTTACCGGTAGATTACCATATCCCGGGATGTCCTCCGACTCCAAAGGATATAATGCAGGGATTAATTGAATTTTTAAAAAAAATAGAAATTAATAAAGAAAAATAA
- a CDS encoding NADH-quinone oxidoreductase subunit C yields MRLIARFAQENENNFEIIDVFDIEIKKTKIDKNNPVTSTLTNKYPAAIWMERKIRDEFGINFEGCVDTRPLVKHERFPKNIYPMRKNFQKIDIEFGEFEPYEYEEVKGEGVFYVPVGPIHAGIIEPGHFQFSQAGEDMLHLEVRHFYKYRSIEKMCENKKPLEIKKIIERISGNESIAYQIAFFNILAKSAGIELNESFKNKSAILLEMERIIHHLTDLGFIPNDAGFAPALAFMSRLSEDARRTLAKVTGHRFGFGAINEEMKYDFSEIFKFINYLEEKINFFENWIIDIPSLWDRFDTTGGLSHEKAQRYGVVGVAARSSGVAIDTRNNQWYKNRGFEIQVRQKGEVSDRFLLRIAEIKNSIQIIRNCKTDSNEKIEFKEFNDGEFHSFVESSIGELFMYIKLKDGVIDRFYVRDPSHINWQAFHTAIYKDIIADFPLINKSFDLSYAGNDL; encoded by the coding sequence ATGAGACTTATAGCAAGATTCGCACAAGAAAATGAAAATAATTTTGAGATAATTGATGTATTTGACATAGAAATCAAAAAAACAAAAATTGATAAAAACAATCCTGTCACCTCGACACTTACAAACAAATATCCTGCTGCAATATGGATGGAGAGAAAAATAAGGGATGAATTTGGGATAAATTTCGAAGGGTGTGTGGATACAAGACCTTTGGTTAAACACGAAAGATTTCCAAAAAACATTTACCCTATGAGAAAAAATTTTCAAAAAATAGATATTGAGTTCGGCGAATTTGAACCTTACGAATATGAAGAGGTAAAAGGGGAAGGTGTTTTTTATGTACCTGTCGGTCCAATTCACGCTGGAATTATAGAACCCGGCCATTTTCAGTTTTCACAGGCCGGCGAAGATATGCTGCATTTGGAAGTCAGACATTTTTACAAATATAGAAGCATAGAAAAAATGTGTGAAAACAAAAAACCATTGGAAATTAAAAAAATAATTGAGAGAATCAGCGGTAATGAGTCTATTGCATACCAGATAGCGTTTTTCAATATTTTAGCCAAATCAGCTGGGATAGAATTAAATGAATCATTTAAAAACAAAAGTGCAATTTTACTTGAAATGGAAAGAATTATTCACCATTTAACAGATCTCGGTTTTATCCCAAATGACGCCGGTTTTGCTCCGGCTCTCGCTTTTATGAGCAGACTCAGTGAAGATGCAAGAAGAACTTTAGCAAAAGTCACAGGACACAGATTTGGATTTGGGGCTATAAATGAAGAGATGAAATATGATTTCAGTGAAATTTTTAAATTTATAAATTATTTAGAGGAAAAAATCAACTTTTTTGAAAACTGGATAATTGACATTCCTTCACTTTGGGACAGATTTGATACCACAGGAGGATTAAGCCATGAAAAAGCCCAAAGATATGGGGTTGTTGGAGTTGCTGCAAGAAGCAGCGGCGTAGCGATAGATACAAGAAATAATCAGTGGTATAAAAATAGAGGTTTCGAAATTCAAGTAAGACAAAAAGGTGAAGTGAGCGATAGATTTCTTTTAAGAATTGCGGAAATTAAAAATTCTATTCAAATAATCAGAAACTGTAAAACGGATTCAAATGAAAAAATCGAATTTAAAGAATTTAATGACGGTGAATTTCATTCATTTGTTGAAAGCAGTATAGGTGAACTATTTATGTATATTAAATTAAAAGACGGTGTAATTGACAGATTTTATGTAAGAGATCCGAGCCATATAAACTGGCAAGCGTTTCACACAGCAATTTATAAAGATATTATTGCAGATTTTCCACTCATTAATAAAAGTTTTGATTTAAGTTATGCAGGAAATGACCTTTAA
- a CDS encoding proton-conducting transporter membrane subunit, producing the protein MELIFIPPIAIFILSFFKINRILMSLVALTIIIPAIYIFTHHFTNSLFYVDNLNAFVLLISSIVSIGISIGAISLKKRMNLKEEHYKKFYRFYGIFWLGVIISTLANNMGVFWIGLEFATLSTVYMIKILPTKEAHTQAWKYLIVGAIAIALILFGIILIYASGKPVLGEEAMNFYYLNANANKLKPFLFELGFAIVAVGMFIKMGFFPMNLWLADIERYSIYPVGALFSGILESAIILGFFRFSKIAMAVNYSHLIGFVYIYAFFTLFIVSFLIYRSKDYIRLFSLSGIEHMSLIAIFWISGGYFAALLHFAAHALFKPALFLSGAILEQNSKFKFKGSLNLPTMGKVLISALLLGVISLPPSPMFFSEIFGFKSMIDLATNSAYFELMGITILLMLVFLSVIFYKFVNIYQEGLYLEDKKGSVEKSEYIMLFWFTLALIILLTPASFNYIGGIVK; encoded by the coding sequence ATGGAACTTATTTTTATACCTCCAATAGCAATTTTTATTTTAAGCTTTTTTAAAATAAACAGAATTTTAATGAGTTTAGTGGCTCTTACAATTATTATTCCGGCAATTTATATTTTTACACATCATTTTACTAATTCACTTTTTTATGTAGACAATTTAAACGCATTTGTTTTATTAATATCATCAATTGTTTCAATCGGTATCAGTATAGGTGCAATAAGCCTTAAAAAAAGAATGAATTTAAAAGAGGAACATTATAAAAAATTTTACAGATTTTATGGAATTTTCTGGCTAGGGGTAATTATTTCAACTTTGGCAAACAACATGGGTGTTTTTTGGATAGGACTTGAATTTGCAACCCTTTCTACTGTTTATATGATTAAAATTCTTCCTACAAAAGAAGCACATACACAGGCATGGAAATATCTTATTGTCGGAGCTATTGCAATTGCTTTGATTCTATTTGGAATTATTTTAATATACGCTTCTGGTAAACCTGTTTTGGGTGAAGAGGCAATGAACTTTTATTATTTAAACGCAAATGCCAATAAACTAAAACCGTTTCTTTTTGAATTGGGATTTGCGATAGTAGCGGTTGGAATGTTTATTAAAATGGGATTTTTCCCCATGAATTTATGGCTAGCGGATATTGAAAGATATTCTATTTATCCTGTGGGGGCTCTTTTTAGCGGTATTTTAGAGAGTGCAATAATTCTCGGATTTTTCAGGTTTTCAAAAATAGCAATGGCTGTAAATTATTCCCATTTAATAGGATTTGTGTATATTTATGCTTTTTTTACGCTTTTTATTGTAAGTTTTCTAATCTATAGAAGCAAAGATTATATCAGACTTTTTTCTCTTTCAGGAATTGAACATATGAGCTTAATTGCAATTTTCTGGATAAGCGGCGGTTATTTTGCAGCTCTTTTGCATTTTGCGGCTCACGCATTATTCAAACCGGCTCTGTTTTTAAGCGGTGCAATACTTGAACAAAACAGCAAATTTAAATTTAAAGGTTCTTTAAATTTACCTACAATGGGAAAAGTTTTAATTTCAGCACTTCTTTTAGGCGTAATATCACTTCCTCCAAGTCCAATGTTTTTCAGTGAAATATTCGGTTTTAAATCTATGATTGATTTAGCTACAAATTCTGCATATTTTGAATTGATGGGAATTACAATTCTTTTAATGCTGGTATTTTTAAGTGTTATTTTTTATAAATTTGTAAATATCTATCAGGAAGGTTTATATTTGGAAGATAAAAAAGGGAGTGTTGAAAAAAGCGAATATATAATGCTTTTCTGGTTTACTTTGGCATTAATTATATTATTAACTCCTGCATCATTTAATTATATCGGAGGGATTGTAAAATGA
- a CDS encoding hydrogenase, which yields MVNILIGFFIAFLIIEAITTRLYALYFWYGINSLFLGLIALLIGLEINDKALLISGSLTIIIKALLIPVIMKYLTQKFDIPRKIIPKIPIYYQVIIIPIILVFTYYLITPIINNFEIHKNYIAISIAALFISMLITIEHKNIAAQIIGFLNIENSLFLLGISATEGMPMLVELGIFVDLLMLIIIINLLFRYQGE from the coding sequence ATGGTAAATATTTTAATAGGATTCTTTATTGCCTTTTTGATAATTGAAGCAATTACCACAAGATTATACGCCTTATATTTTTGGTATGGGATAAATTCTCTTTTTTTGGGATTAATTGCACTACTTATTGGACTTGAAATAAATGATAAAGCTCTGCTTATTTCAGGAAGTTTGACAATTATTATAAAAGCTTTGTTAATACCGGTTATAATGAAATATTTAACACAAAAATTCGATATTCCCAGAAAAATAATTCCCAAAATTCCCATTTATTATCAAGTCATTATTATTCCAATAATATTAGTTTTTACATATTATTTAATCACACCGATAATAAATAATTTTGAAATTCACAAAAATTATATAGCTATTTCAATTGCGGCTTTATTTATTTCAATGCTTATAACAATAGAACATAAAAACATAGCTGCTCAGATAATCGGTTTTTTAAATATAGAAAATTCACTGTTTTTACTTGGAATTTCAGCAACCGAGGGAATGCCAATGCTTGTAGAACTTGGTATTTTTGTTGATTTATTAATGTTAATTATTATCATAAACCTACTTTTCAGATATCAAGGAGAATAA